In Cryptomeria japonica chromosome 10, Sugi_1.0, whole genome shotgun sequence, a genomic segment contains:
- the LOC131859271 gene encoding enoyl-CoA delta isomerase 2, peroxisomal-like, with protein MCSLEKRGNVYILTFVGDGEHRFNPTTFDAISDALKEVEESADAAALVTTNAGKYFSCGLDMKWVGESPHDRFDIGMEKLENMFAAFMKLSIPTVAAICGHAEASAFTLALAHDYRFMSTQGSSHLYMCELDHGFNIPKSMLTLIRSKLHPAALRDVVLGGTKLNAQMAFQKGIVDAAFDDSVGTLQAAVKEAEKLAVRGWNREIYRSFRLAAFPDVVEELDIHVPYRMLASYNF; from the coding sequence ATGTGCAGCCTAGAGAAGCGAGGAAATGTGTACATCTTGACCTTCGTTGGTGACGGCGAGCACAGGTTTAATCCCACAACATTCGATGCCATCTCTGACGCTCTCAAAGAGGTGGAAGAATCGGCAGACGCAGCAGCCCTGGTAACCACCAACGCAGGCAAATACTTCTCCTGCGGCCTCGACATGAAATGGGTTGGCGAGAGCCCCCACGACCGTTTTGACATAGGCATGGAGAAATTAGAGAATATGTTCGCAGCCTTCATGAAGCTCAGCATCCCCACCGTGGCAGCCATCTGCGGGCACGCGGAGGCGAGCGCCTTCACGCTTGCTCTGGCTCACGATTACCGCTTCATGAGTACGCAGGGGTCCTCCCACCTCTACATGTGCGAGCTCGATCATGGCTTCAACATCCCCAAGAGTATGCTAACCTTGATTCGTAGCAAGCTGCACCCTGCAGCCCTGCGCGATGTGGTGCTAGGCGGCACCAAGCTCAACGCCCAGATGGCCTTTCAGAAAGGGATTGTGGACGCCGCTTTCGACGACTCGGTGGGGACTTTGCAGGCGGCGGTTAAGGAGGCAGAGAAACTGGCGGTCAGGGGATGGAACAGGGAGATCTACCGTAGCTTCAGGTTGGCTGCCTTTCCTGACGTTGTGGAGGAGCTCGATATTCATGTTCCCTATCGCATGCTCGCTTCCTATAACTTCTGA